In Streptomyces sp. 71268, the DNA window GCGCCCCATGCTGCACCGCAACCGCTGCGAGCAGCGCAAGACGCTGGTCATCCTGGACGAGATCCACCACGCGGGCGACTCCAAGTCCTGGGGCGAGGCGTGCCTGGAGGCGTTCGACCCGGCCACCCGCCGGCTCGCCCTGACCGGCACGCCCTTCCGCTCGGACACCAACCCGATCCCCTTCGTGACGTACGAGGAGGGCAACGACGGCATCCGCCGCTCCTCGGCCGACTACACGTACGGCTACGGCAACGCGCTCGGCGACGGCGTCGTGCGCCCGGTGATCTTCCTGTCGTACAGCGGGAACATGCGCTGGCGGACCAAGGCCGGCGACGAGATCGAGGCCCGGCTCGGCGAGCCGATGACCAAGGACGCCATCTCGCAGGCGTGGCGCACCGCGCTCGACCCGCGCGGCGAGTGGATGCCCAACGTGCTGGCCGCCGCCGACCGCCGGCTCAGCGAGGTGCGCAAGGCCATCCCGGACGCCGGCGGCCTGGTGATCGCCAGCGACCAGGAGCAGGCCCGCGCGTACGCCAAGCTGCTGCGCAAGATCACCGGCGACGGGCCGACGGTCGTACTCTCCGACGAGACAGCGGCCTCGCAGCGCATCGACGAGTTCAGCCAGTCCGACAGCCGCTGGATGGTCGCGGTGCGCATGGTGTCCGAGGGCGTGGACGTGCCCCGGCTCGCGGTCGGCGTGTACGCCACCACCGTCTCGACGCCGCTGTTCTTCGCGCAGGCCGTGGGCCGCTTCGTACGCTCCCGGCGGCGCGGCGAGACCGCCTCCGTCTTCCTGCCGACCATCCCGACGCTGCTCGGCTTCGCCAACGAGATGGAGGTCGAGCGCGACCACGTCCTCGACAAGCCCAAGAAGGAGGGCGAGGACAACCCGTACGCGGAGGAGGACAAGCTCCTCCAGGAGGCCGAGCGGCAGCAGGACGAGGACACCGGCGAGCAGGACCAACTCTCCTTTGAGGCCCTGGAGTCGGACGCCGTCTTCGACCGGGTGCTCTACGACGGCGCCGAGTTCGGCATGCAGGCGCACCCCGGCAGCGAGGAGGAGCAGGACTACCTCGGCATCCCGGGCCTGCTCGAACCCGACCAGGTGCAGATGCTGCTCCAGCGCCGGCAGTCGCGGCAGATCGCGCACAGCCGCAAGAAGCCC includes these proteins:
- a CDS encoding DEAD/DEAH box helicase encodes the protein MTTTANHHLSPAFPGRAPWGTANKLRAWQQGAMDKYIQEQPRDFLAVATPGAGKTTFALTLASWLLHHHVVQQVTVVAPTEHLKKQWAEAAARVGIKLDPEYSAGPVSREYHGVAVTYAGVGVRPMLHRNRCEQRKTLVILDEIHHAGDSKSWGEACLEAFDPATRRLALTGTPFRSDTNPIPFVTYEEGNDGIRRSSADYTYGYGNALGDGVVRPVIFLSYSGNMRWRTKAGDEIEARLGEPMTKDAISQAWRTALDPRGEWMPNVLAAADRRLSEVRKAIPDAGGLVIASDQEQARAYAKLLRKITGDGPTVVLSDETAASQRIDEFSQSDSRWMVAVRMVSEGVDVPRLAVGVYATTVSTPLFFAQAVGRFVRSRRRGETASVFLPTIPTLLGFANEMEVERDHVLDKPKKEGEDNPYAEEDKLLQEAERQQDEDTGEQDQLSFEALESDAVFDRVLYDGAEFGMQAHPGSEEEQDYLGIPGLLEPDQVQMLLQRRQSRQIAHSRKKPDEEADLLELPADRRPVVSHKELLALRKELNGLVGAYVHQSGKPHGVIHTELRRVCGGPPSAEATAGQIRERIKKVREWATRMR